The Pseudophryne corroboree isolate aPseCor3 chromosome 2, aPseCor3.hap2, whole genome shotgun sequence genome has a segment encoding these proteins:
- the LOC135010100 gene encoding olfactory receptor class A-like protein 1, translating to MEIRLLRAIECIPLVVIGLPGNVYIMLKFIFIRIMEKKMLPTNIILMTLGLNNLLVLLARLTPQYMSAMGLESSLDDAKCKFIVYTYRVSRAMSISITSLLSCHQCILIAPTTKIWIYLKPKMSQNVVPIIIVILFINLLLYPSGVIYAHSANENVTNSPYTLHLGSCKTDFLTYVSYLMNGTLPVIKDFILVALMTLASSYIVNVLFHHQQTIKSIRSSDNSHMKSVEYKASRAVILLVVLYVVLFGLDNCMWFYSLFNISPNLNDARIILACSYSAISPVIIIATNTQLQMAAKCFKIPK from the coding sequence ATGGAAATCAGACTTCTCAGAGCCATTGAATGCATACCTTTGGTGGTAATTGGACTTCCAGGCAATGTCTATATTATGCTCAAATTTATCTTCATTAGGATCATGGAGAAGAAAATGCTTCCAACCAATATAATACTAATGACTTTAGGCTTAAATAATCTTCTTGTTCTCCTGGCTCGATTGACTCCCCAGTACATGTCCGCAATGGGATTAGAAAGTTCACTAGATGATGCCAAATGCAAGTTCATTGTCTACACATACAGAGTTAGCAGAGCCATGTCTATTTCTATTACCAGTTTACTTAGCTGTCATCAGTGCATCCTTATTGCTCCTACCACAAAGATCTGGATTTATCTGAAGCCAAAGATGTCTCAAAATGTGGTGCCAATCATTATTGTTATTTTGTTCATTAATTTATTGCTGTACCCCTCTGGTGTTATTTATGCCCATTCTGCCAATGAAAACGTAACAAATTCACCATACACATTACACCTAGGAAGCTGTAAAACAGACTTTCTGACTTATGTCTCTTACCTCATGAACGGAACACTTCCTGTTATCAAAGACTTCATTTTAGTGGCACTGATGACTTTGGCAAGTAGCTATATAGTCAATGTATTGTTCCATCACCAGCAAACCATTAAGAGCATTCGGAGCTCAGACAATTCACATATGAAATCAGTTGAGTATAAGGCATCTAGAGCTGTTATATTATTGGTTGTCCTTTATGTAGTACTTTTTGGACTAGATAACTGCATGTGGTTTTACTCTTTGTTCAATATAAGCCCGAATCTGAATGATGCCCGAATTATACTCGCCTGCTCTTactctgccataagtccagtgatcatAATTGCTACTAACACCCAATTACAGATGGCTGCAAAGTGTTTCAAAATACCAAAATAG